The window ACAGCGGACGGGTACATTACTACGCACCAGCCTGACGGAGACACGCTGTATATCGCCGATCTTTGTGTGCGTCCCAAATACCGTAAGCTTGGGCTCGGTAAAGAGCTGGTGCAGTCGCTGTATCATGTGGTGGTAGAGCAGGGACTGGAACGGCTGCTTGGTGCAGGACGGATGCCGGGCTACCATACAGAAGCGTCCCGGATCTCTGCGGAGACGTATCTTGCAGAGGTTACTGCCGGCAGGCTGACTGACCCGGTAATCACCTTTTTGCTGCGCTGCGGGCGGACTCCGCTCGGTGTAGTGGAGGGATATCTGGAAGACGAGGAATCCTGCAATTATGCTGCACTGATGGAGTGGCGCAACCCTTTTCAATAGAAGACAGTACTGGAGGAGACATGAAGATGGAGTATATAAGAATTACTGACATTTCCGATCCTTTGTTCAGACAAGTACATAATCTGCTGAGTGAAGTATTCCCGCCGGAGGAAGTGCTGGAATTCAGCCTGTGGCAGGAGCCGCTGGAAGATCCGGGTATCCGTGTATTTGCAGCTGTTCATCAGGGGGAGGTTGTCGGCACCACGGAATACCGCTATTATCCGGACTGGAATGTGGCGATGACCGACTTCACCATCATTGGCCGCGAAGGCTTGGGAATCGGGCGTTTTTTGGCCCAGAGCCGTCTAAAAGACCTCAGAAGCCTTGCTGCGGATAACGGGGGTAAAGAGCTGTTCGGCATGTTTGCAGAAATATACGACCCTTACCGGGTACCGGATTTCGCTTTCGGCGGAGTCAAGCCGATGGACCCGTTTGTCCGGCGTGAGGTGCTGTCTCATCTCGGTTATGAACGGCTTAATTTTCCTTATGTACACCCTTCCTGGAAAGGCGACGGGAAGGCGGTAACCGGACTGGATCTATGCTTTATGCCGGGGCAGGAGGGGCTGGAGGCGGTAGAGGCCTCTTTGGTTGCTGACTTTCTGACCCGTTATTATGCGGTGCTGGAAGATAAGCCGGAAGCCTGGCACTCCATGGTCGATCAGCTGCGCCAGAGAGATACATTGCGGCTGTTGCCGCTGTAATTATCTGCTATATAGAATGAACTTAAAAGATACAATAGGTGAATTCTCCATTGAATTGCTCTCCGGAACTGGATATAGTGTACAATGGGTAAGCGAATATGCCTTTGATTTATGAATAGAAAGAGTAAGCGAGGAACATGTGATGTCTGAAATACAGTCCGACAAATACGGTGCTTCCGTTACGCTGGAGAGCCTGCAGGACGGACAGAGGAATGTGATGAAAGCAGCCGGAGAAGTTATTGCCAGAGGGGCGCAGCTTTATATCCGCTATGAAGAAGCAGAGCAGGGCCCGCGGGGAGAATCGGTTTCCGTCCGCACGACTATAAAGATTTCAGGCAGTGAGCTGAAGCTGATCCGGCACGGCAGCATTGAGTCCGAGCAGTCTTTTGTCCTTGGGCGCCGCCTGCCGGGATTCTACCGCTCGCCGTACACACAGTTTAATCTCTCCACCGATACGCGGAAGCTGGATATTACGCGCGAGGGACGCTCGCTGAAGGTCTCGTGGGAATACGACTTGTACGTTTACGGGGAGCTATCGGGACAGTTCGCTATCAGTTTGTATATACAGGAGGAACCACAATCATGACACAAAGTCAAAATCCGCTTCAGCTTGCCAATGAACGGGTGAAAGAGGCCATCGCAGGTGCTATTCTATCCGCCGGCCTGGTAACGCAAGAAGAGCTTCCGGCCATTGTGCTGGAAGTGCCGAAAGACAAGGCCCATGGCGATCTTGCCACAAATGCCGCCATGCAGCTGACCAAAATTGCCAAGCGCAATCCGCGTCAAATCGCCGAGGCGATTATTGAACATCTGGACACGGCCGCAGCAATGATTGAAAAAGCGGAAATCGCCGGACCCGGCTTTATCAACTTTACCCTCTCTAAGAGCTATCTTTATCCGGTGATTGCGCTGGTTGCCGAGCAGGGCGACAATTACGGCCGTATCGAAGCCGGTAAGGGGCAGAAGGTTGAAGTGGAATTTGTCAGCGCTAATCCTACCGGCAGCCTGCACCTTGGACATGCCCGCGGCGCAGCGGTCGGTGACGCCCTGTGTAATGTGCTGGATTTTGCCGGCTATCAGGTGACCCGGGAGTATTACATTAATGATGCCGGTAATCAGGTGAACAATCTGTGCAAATCGATTGAGACCCGTTATCTGCAGGAGCTGGGCCAGCCGGCGGAAATGCCGGAGGACGGGTACCATGGCGAGGATATTAAGGGATTTGCCAAGGAGCTTGTAGCCGAGAAAGGCGATGCGCTGCTGGAGATGACGCCGGGAGACCGCGCCGCCTTCTTCCGCACTTACGGTCTTACGAAGGAACTGGACAAAATCAAACGCGATCTTGGACGCTTCCGCGTAAACTTCGACATCTGGTTTAGCGAGACCTCGCTGTATGAGAACGGCCAGGTGCTGCGCTCACTGGATGAGCTGCGCGACCGCGGAGAAGTGTACGAGCTGGACGGGGCAACCTGGCTGCAGACGACCAAATACGGCGACGACAAGGACCGCGTACTGATCAAGAATGACGGAACCTATACCTACCTTACACCGGATATTGCCTATCACAGTGATAAGTACAGCCGGGGCTACGATAAAATGATCAATATCTGGGGTGCCGACCACCATGGCTACATCCCCCGGATGAAAGCGGCCATGTCTGCGCTTGGCAATGATTCCGAGAAGCTGGTCGTGCTGATTGCTCAGATGGTCAGCCTGTTCCAGAACGGCGAGAAGGTCAAAATGTCCAAGCGTACCGGCAAAGCCGTGACGATGGAAGACCTGATGGAAGAAG of the Paenibacillus pedocola genome contains:
- a CDS encoding DUF1934 domain-containing protein, which produces MSEIQSDKYGASVTLESLQDGQRNVMKAAGEVIARGAQLYIRYEEAEQGPRGESVSVRTTIKISGSELKLIRHGSIESEQSFVLGRRLPGFYRSPYTQFNLSTDTRKLDITREGRSLKVSWEYDLYVYGELSGQFAISLYIQEEPQS
- a CDS encoding GNAT family N-acetyltransferase, which encodes MYYKTFYAFDGKVPVPAVIRNYTAADFDDLITIQSEAFPPPYPAELWWNREQLRNHVEFFQEGALCVEVNGELAGSVTGLKIHFDPETPQVHHTWSEVTADGYITTHQPDGDTLYIADLCVRPKYRKLGLGKELVQSLYHVVVEQGLERLLGAGRMPGYHTEASRISAETYLAEVTAGRLTDPVITFLLRCGRTPLGVVEGYLEDEESCNYAALMEWRNPFQ
- a CDS encoding GNAT family N-acetyltransferase: MEYIRITDISDPLFRQVHNLLSEVFPPEEVLEFSLWQEPLEDPGIRVFAAVHQGEVVGTTEYRYYPDWNVAMTDFTIIGREGLGIGRFLAQSRLKDLRSLAADNGGKELFGMFAEIYDPYRVPDFAFGGVKPMDPFVRREVLSHLGYERLNFPYVHPSWKGDGKAVTGLDLCFMPGQEGLEAVEASLVADFLTRYYAVLEDKPEAWHSMVDQLRQRDTLRLLPL
- the argS gene encoding arginine--tRNA ligase; the protein is MTQSQNPLQLANERVKEAIAGAILSAGLVTQEELPAIVLEVPKDKAHGDLATNAAMQLTKIAKRNPRQIAEAIIEHLDTAAAMIEKAEIAGPGFINFTLSKSYLYPVIALVAEQGDNYGRIEAGKGQKVEVEFVSANPTGSLHLGHARGAAVGDALCNVLDFAGYQVTREYYINDAGNQVNNLCKSIETRYLQELGQPAEMPEDGYHGEDIKGFAKELVAEKGDALLEMTPGDRAAFFRTYGLTKELDKIKRDLGRFRVNFDIWFSETSLYENGQVLRSLDELRDRGEVYELDGATWLQTTKYGDDKDRVLIKNDGTYTYLTPDIAYHSDKYSRGYDKMINIWGADHHGYIPRMKAAMSALGNDSEKLVVLIAQMVSLFQNGEKVKMSKRTGKAVTMEDLMEEVGLDAIRYFFTMRSMDSHLDFDMDLAISTSNENPVFYVQYAHARICSIFRQAEEQGITLPAVAEIDFTKLTAVHEYDLLRKIGELPAEITVAAESYAPHRLIRYVYDLAALFHSYYKAERVITEDAAQTVARLALLGAARTTIANVLRLVGVTAPDRM